One window from the genome of Luteithermobacter gelatinilyticus encodes:
- a CDS encoding acetyl-CoA C-acetyltransferase, translating into MTESQTHQQDKDPVVIVGMSRTPMGGFQGDFAGVRSPELGSVAIKGALDQSGVKPEDIDEVLMGCVLPAGLGQAPARQAAVGAGLPYASACTTVNKMCGSAMEAVMLAHDHLLAGSADILVAGGMESMTNAPYILPKMRAGARIGHEKVYDHMFLDGLEDAYEPGRLMGTFAEQCASHYQFTREDQDNYAITSLTRAKTAIEKGWFKDEISPVTVKSRKGDVVVDTDEQPGKANPEKIPTLRPAFAKDGTVTAANSSSISDGAAALVMMRRSEAEKRGLAPLAIIRGHSTHAQEPAWFTTAPIGSIKKLYEKVGWNDADVDLYEINEAFAVVAMAAMRDLGLDHDRVNVHGGACALGHPIGATGARLIVTLISALKTHGGTRGIASLCIGGGEATAVAVELC; encoded by the coding sequence ATGACAGAGTCACAGACACATCAACAGGACAAGGACCCGGTAGTCATCGTCGGCATGAGCCGAACCCCCATGGGGGGCTTCCAGGGGGATTTTGCCGGCGTCCGTTCGCCTGAACTGGGCAGCGTGGCCATCAAGGGAGCGCTGGACCAAAGTGGTGTCAAACCGGAAGACATTGACGAAGTGCTTATGGGGTGTGTGTTGCCGGCGGGCCTGGGCCAGGCGCCGGCGCGTCAGGCGGCTGTGGGGGCCGGGTTGCCCTATGCGAGCGCTTGTACCACAGTGAATAAAATGTGCGGGTCCGCGATGGAAGCCGTGATGCTGGCCCATGATCATTTGCTGGCAGGCAGTGCCGATATTCTGGTGGCCGGCGGTATGGAGAGCATGACCAATGCCCCCTATATTCTGCCGAAAATGCGTGCTGGCGCCCGTATCGGCCATGAAAAAGTCTACGACCATATGTTTCTTGACGGGCTGGAAGACGCCTACGAACCCGGCCGCCTGATGGGGACTTTTGCGGAACAATGCGCGAGTCATTATCAGTTTACCCGCGAGGATCAGGACAATTACGCGATTACCTCGCTGACCCGGGCCAAAACAGCGATTGAAAAAGGCTGGTTCAAGGATGAAATCAGCCCGGTCACGGTCAAAAGCCGCAAGGGGGACGTGGTGGTAGATACGGATGAACAGCCGGGCAAGGCCAATCCTGAAAAAATCCCCACTCTACGCCCGGCCTTTGCCAAGGATGGCACGGTGACCGCCGCCAATTCCAGTTCCATTTCCGACGGGGCGGCGGCGCTTGTCATGATGCGCCGGTCCGAAGCGGAAAAACGGGGGCTTGCGCCGTTGGCCATTATCCGCGGTCACAGCACCCATGCCCAGGAACCGGCCTGGTTCACCACGGCGCCGATCGGGTCTATTAAAAAGCTGTATGAAAAAGTCGGCTGGAACGATGCGGATGTGGATTTGTATGAGATCAACGAGGCCTTCGCCGTGGTCGCCATGGCGGCGATGCGGGATTTGGGGCTTGACCATGACCGGGTGAATGTACATGGCGGAGCCTGTGCGTTGGGGCATCCCATCGGGGCTACCGGAGCACGGTTGATTGTCACGCTTATTTCCGCGCTGAAAACCCATGGGGGAACGCGCGGTATCGCCAGCCTCTGCATTGGCGGGGGCGAGGCCACAGCCGTGGCCGTGGAACTGTGTTGA
- a CDS encoding TetR/AcrR family transcriptional regulator: MKREEKRQQKLDAILRHAAKAFMENGYYKTSLDDIAKMQKVTKPTLYYYIKNKEDILVKCENVASERINGLLDEVEARGGTGFEQLYNFVRGYIEIITDDIIRCHVRHRGQREDPAAREASLKMHRGIEQRVRGIIAKGVEDGSIRQDAHPTINAILLFDAINGITAWYREDGALDMTALTEQILALITKGMEGNCRQG, from the coding sequence ATGAAACGGGAAGAAAAACGCCAGCAAAAGCTGGATGCCATATTACGCCATGCCGCCAAGGCCTTCATGGAAAATGGCTATTACAAGACGTCGCTGGATGACATTGCCAAAATGCAGAAGGTGACAAAACCGACGCTGTATTATTATATCAAGAACAAGGAAGACATTCTTGTTAAATGTGAAAATGTCGCGAGCGAACGCATTAACGGCCTCTTGGACGAGGTGGAAGCACGCGGCGGCACCGGGTTTGAGCAGCTTTATAATTTCGTGCGCGGTTATATCGAAATCATCACCGATGACATTATTCGTTGTCACGTGCGTCACCGCGGTCAGCGCGAAGATCCCGCCGCCCGCGAAGCCAGTCTGAAAATGCACCGCGGCATCGAGCAACGGGTTCGCGGCATCATCGCCAAAGGGGTTGAAGACGGCTCCATCCGCCAGGACGCCCATCCCACCATCAACGCCATTTTGCTGTTTGACGCCATTAACGGCATTACAGCCTGGTACCGTGAAGACGGGGCACTGGACATGACTGCGTTGACCGAACAGATCCTGGCCCTGATTACCAAAGGGATGGAGGGCAATTGTCGGCAAGGATAA
- a CDS encoding PilZ domain-containing protein — protein sequence MDQSHFPEKKRADSRLDVFWAAEMTLEGKRYPCQLSNVSTAGALLKSEENLALKQELILHIPDFGEAGGIVVWRNAPLYGLKLLIGDNLKLKEYADEVGLDNHR from the coding sequence ATGGATCAAAGCCATTTTCCGGAAAAAAAACGTGCAGATTCTCGCCTGGACGTATTCTGGGCGGCGGAAATGACCCTGGAGGGGAAAAGATATCCCTGCCAGTTGAGTAATGTATCAACGGCAGGGGCGCTTTTGAAAAGCGAAGAAAACCTGGCCCTGAAACAGGAACTGATCCTGCATATACCAGACTTCGGCGAAGCCGGCGGTATCGTTGTCTGGCGAAACGCGCCTCTTTACGGTCTGAAGCTGCTGATCGGGGATAATCTGAAACTGAAGGAATATGCCGACGAAGTTGGCCTTGACAACCATCGCTGA
- a CDS encoding NTP transferase domain-containing protein: MKLLIVAAGQGSRLREKGESKPLIELLGTPLIERVITNAVKGGVDDIYVVTGYRGTKVRAFLDRLAERDNLKITHIINEEWQRPNGLSVYAAKDVIEGDFILTMCDHLFDPEILRALAATEHEPDTVTLCVDYNIHNPLIDLEDVTRVKCTPRGIEQIGKVIRDYNAFDTGIFYCTPAMFEALEQSAREGDESISGAMNVLGHQGRARTFDIEGRLWLDVDDPMAFGKAVVLVNEGKL, from the coding sequence GTGAAACTGCTGATCGTTGCTGCCGGTCAGGGCAGCCGACTTCGTGAAAAGGGGGAGAGCAAGCCGCTCATCGAGTTGCTGGGCACTCCCCTTATTGAACGGGTTATTACCAATGCCGTCAAGGGAGGCGTTGACGATATCTATGTTGTAACAGGGTATCGTGGGACCAAGGTGCGCGCCTTCCTCGACCGGCTGGCTGAACGTGACAATCTCAAGATTACCCACATCATTAATGAAGAGTGGCAACGCCCCAACGGCCTGTCCGTCTATGCGGCAAAGGATGTGATTGAGGGGGATTTTATCCTCACCATGTGTGATCATCTCTTTGATCCGGAAATCCTGCGCGCGCTTGCGGCGACGGAACATGAGCCGGACACGGTGACCCTGTGTGTGGATTATAATATTCATAATCCGCTCATTGATCTGGAGGATGTGACGCGGGTCAAATGCACACCCCGCGGCATCGAACAGATTGGCAAGGTGATCCGGGACTATAATGCGTTTGATACGGGCATCTTTTATTGCACGCCGGCCATGTTCGAGGCCCTTGAACAAAGCGCCAGGGAAGGGGATGAAAGCATTTCCGGGGCCATGAATGTTCTGGGTCATCAGGGGCGGGCGCGCACCTTCGACATCGAAGGCCGTCTGTGGCTTGACGTGGATGACCCGATGGCTTTCGGTAAGGCTGTTGTGCTGGTCAACGAAGGCAAGCTGTAG
- a CDS encoding inositol-3-phosphate synthase: MSKIKIAIAGIGNCASSLIQGIYYYTPERVSDGKVPGLMHWEVGGFRPCDIEVVAAFDVDKRKVGQDVNDAIFAKPNCTTVFCGDLPKSGTTVKMGKILDGVSEHMANYDEDRTFVIADVPEGTKESIVQELKDSGAEILLNYMPVGSEEAAKFYAECALEAGVGFINNMPVFIASNPEWAEKFKAKNLPIIGDDIKAQLGATITHRTLTDLFAKRGVILERTYQLNTGGNTDFLNMKNQSRLASKKESKTEAVQAVAGARLADENIHVGPSDYIPWQNDNKVCFLRMEGDLFGGVPMNLELRLSVEDSPNSAGVAIDMIRCCKLALDRGEGGILEAPSAYFCKHPPVQYTDDQAYEMTEKFIADRVMASAAE; this comes from the coding sequence ATGTCTAAAATCAAAATTGCCATTGCGGGTATTGGTAACTGTGCGAGTTCCCTGATTCAGGGCATTTATTATTATACCCCAGAACGGGTGTCCGATGGCAAGGTTCCGGGTTTGATGCATTGGGAAGTGGGCGGATTCCGTCCCTGCGATATTGAGGTTGTTGCCGCTTTTGACGTGGACAAACGCAAAGTGGGGCAGGACGTCAATGACGCCATCTTCGCCAAACCCAATTGTACAACGGTGTTCTGCGGCGACCTGCCGAAAAGTGGCACCACCGTCAAAATGGGCAAAATTCTGGACGGTGTGTCCGAACATATGGCCAATTATGATGAAGACCGGACTTTTGTGATTGCCGATGTGCCCGAAGGCACCAAAGAAAGCATCGTACAGGAACTGAAAGACAGCGGTGCTGAAATTCTGCTCAACTATATGCCGGTAGGGTCCGAGGAAGCCGCGAAATTCTATGCCGAATGTGCGCTGGAAGCTGGTGTTGGTTTTATCAACAACATGCCGGTTTTTATCGCTTCCAATCCGGAGTGGGCCGAGAAATTCAAGGCAAAGAACCTGCCGATTATCGGTGATGACATCAAGGCGCAGCTGGGCGCCACGATCACACACCGGACGCTGACCGACCTGTTTGCCAAGCGCGGGGTGATCCTGGAGCGGACCTATCAGCTGAATACTGGCGGGAACACCGACTTTCTAAACATGAAAAACCAGTCCCGCCTGGCGTCCAAGAAGGAAAGCAAGACCGAAGCGGTCCAGGCTGTGGCCGGGGCGCGGCTGGCGGATGAAAACATTCATGTGGGGCCGAGCGATTATATCCCCTGGCAGAATGACAACAAAGTCTGCTTCCTGCGTATGGAAGGCGACCTGTTCGGGGGTGTGCCCATGAATCTGGAACTGAGACTTTCTGTTGAGGACAGCCCCAACTCCGCCGGCGTGGCCATCGACATGATTCGCTGCTGTAAGCTGGCGCTGGATCGTGGGGAAGGTGGCATCCTGGAAGCGCCATCCGCCTATTTCTGTAAACATCCGCCGGTTCAGTATACCGATGATCAGGCTTATGAAATGACCGAAAAGTTCATCGCGGACCGGGTTATGGCGAGTGCGGCCGAGTGA
- a CDS encoding FKBP-type peptidyl-prolyl cis-trans isomerase, with translation MLKQLTLFPSRRGKILLAFLLGTFLVACSDQDKTAENSDSTDQNKEENVSENKSFLELNKDKPGVIVTESGLQYIVLLEGTGKKPKATDTVTVNYEGTLTDGTKFDSSYDRGAPLSFPLNRVIPGWTEGLQLMREGAKYKFFIPSDLAYGPHGAGNVIGPNEDLIFTVELIRVN, from the coding sequence ATGCTGAAACAGCTTACCCTTTTCCCTTCCCGACGCGGTAAAATTCTACTGGCGTTTTTGCTGGGAACATTTCTCGTAGCGTGTTCGGATCAGGACAAAACAGCTGAAAACAGTGATTCCACGGACCAAAACAAGGAAGAAAACGTGAGTGAAAACAAAAGTTTCCTGGAACTGAACAAAGACAAACCCGGCGTCATCGTAACCGAGTCCGGCCTGCAATATATTGTGCTTCTGGAAGGCACAGGCAAAAAACCCAAAGCCACCGATACCGTAACCGTCAATTATGAAGGCACACTGACCGACGGCACCAAATTCGACAGTTCCTATGATCGCGGTGCTCCGCTCAGCTTCCCGCTGAACCGAGTGATTCCCGGATGGACTGAAGGTTTGCAATTGATGAGAGAGGGGGCAAAATACAAATTCTTCATCCCCTCCGATCTGGCCTATGGCCCCCACGGGGCGGGAAATGTCATTGGTCCCAATGAAGACCTGATCTTCACGGTGGAACTGATCCGCGTAAATTAA
- a CDS encoding DUF423 domain-containing protein, translated as MTFWRFLLIITATSGFLAVLLGAAGSHALTPLMQTEKGPSRFDMASQYHMWHTLALLGCCTMGLGRERLASPTSPPSKTRPFPFDLLKLAALMFLLGIMLFSGNLYLHAFQEPYALSILIPVGGIFLMAGWLMLALSVICLEK; from the coding sequence ATGACGTTCTGGCGGTTTCTTTTGATTATCACCGCAACGAGCGGCTTTCTTGCCGTATTGCTGGGTGCCGCCGGAAGTCATGCCCTGACCCCCCTCATGCAGACAGAAAAAGGACCGTCCCGTTTTGATATGGCAAGCCAGTATCATATGTGGCACACGCTTGCCCTTCTCGGCTGCTGCACCATGGGATTAGGGCGGGAGCGGCTGGCCTCCCCGACGAGCCCGCCGAGCAAAACCCGGCCTTTTCCCTTTGATCTTCTGAAGCTCGCAGCCCTGATGTTCCTGCTGGGCATCATGCTGTTTAGCGGCAATCTTTATCTTCACGCCTTTCAGGAACCTTATGCATTAAGCATTCTGATTCCTGTGGGGGGTATTTTCCTGATGGCAGGCTGGCTGATGCTGGCGCTCAGCGTGATTTGCCTGGAAAAATAA
- a CDS encoding RT0821/Lpp0805 family surface protein encodes MKKVAVIAVLASTLGLAGCETGSKQGFGTVLGAISGAAIGNAIAGDSDGPGKGFAIAAGAIAGAAIGNNIGKSLDEADRIKMAQSRQVALERFPSGETVTWHNPDTGNSGTFVPQPAYQNEDGRYCREYQQTVTIGGRTEQAYGKACRQPDGSWEIV; translated from the coding sequence ATGAAAAAAGTTGCCGTCATCGCGGTTTTGGCTTCGACCCTGGGGCTGGCTGGATGTGAAACCGGCTCCAAGCAGGGGTTTGGCACCGTTCTTGGGGCCATCAGTGGCGCGGCCATCGGCAACGCCATTGCCGGAGACAGCGACGGGCCGGGGAAAGGGTTCGCCATTGCGGCCGGCGCCATCGCTGGGGCTGCCATTGGCAATAATATCGGCAAGTCTCTTGATGAGGCGGACCGGATCAAAATGGCACAAAGCCGGCAGGTCGCTCTGGAAAGGTTTCCTTCCGGCGAGACGGTAACCTGGCACAATCCGGATACGGGAAATTCCGGCACATTTGTGCCCCAGCCGGCGTATCAGAATGAAGATGGCCGGTATTGCCGGGAGTACCAGCAGACTGTCACCATCGGCGGCAGGACCGAACAGGCCTATGGGAAAGCCTGCCGCCAGCCGGACGGAAGCTGGGAAATCGTTTAA
- a CDS encoding ATP-binding protein, with the protein MIVPRTRPKNKSIWFRLLTVSVIWTVFVLLVGGYILSLTFRGIIEKNLDDRLAGFLDNLVGISHAEFQEDVSFYRALSDPRFEQPYSGWYWQISARGYTPFRSRSLWDQSLNPDLETPRPRPIYYDAIGPEDQLIRVIEQDISMPGTEVTFRYSVAIDKSEIEAQAKDFNRILIWSLGILGAGLILASVFQLVYGLQPLRRIQTLLAQIRSGAQKRLPDNLPSEIQPMADELNALLEHHEEVIARSRTQVGNLAHALKTPLAVLMNEAELQKDVGLAGLVTRQAELMRRQIDHYLRRARVAASIKVIGSRTEVAPVVRDIARAMSIIYKNRRINVTIQGDEKRLLFRGEKQDLEEIVGNLVENAAKWAQEQIEVTVCRKGDRILLQVADDGPGISRSEREAVFARGEKLDENKPGAGLGLSIVRDLVDLYDGSITLGDHFSVKEKSGNRGLLVKISLAAAFS; encoded by the coding sequence ATGATTGTGCCCAGGACCCGCCCCAAAAACAAATCCATTTGGTTTCGGTTGCTGACAGTATCCGTGATCTGGACGGTATTTGTGCTGCTGGTGGGCGGTTATATCCTGTCCCTTACATTCCGGGGGATTATCGAAAAAAATCTGGATGATCGGCTGGCCGGCTTTCTGGATAATCTTGTCGGCATCAGCCATGCAGAATTTCAGGAAGATGTCAGCTTCTATCGTGCCCTGTCTGATCCACGTTTTGAACAACCCTATTCCGGATGGTATTGGCAGATTTCCGCCCGCGGGTATACCCCGTTCCGGTCACGTTCCCTGTGGGATCAAAGTTTAAACCCGGATCTGGAAACCCCCCGGCCGCGACCGATATATTATGATGCGATCGGTCCTGAGGACCAGTTGATCCGGGTGATCGAACAGGATATTTCCATGCCCGGCACTGAGGTCACGTTTCGCTACAGCGTTGCCATCGACAAATCCGAAATTGAGGCGCAGGCAAAGGATTTTAACCGGATTCTGATCTGGTCTCTGGGGATTCTCGGGGCCGGGTTGATTCTGGCATCGGTTTTCCAGCTGGTTTATGGCCTGCAACCGCTGCGTCGGATTCAAACCCTGTTGGCCCAAATTCGCAGCGGCGCGCAAAAACGTCTGCCTGACAACCTGCCGTCCGAAATCCAGCCCATGGCTGATGAACTGAATGCGCTTCTGGAACATCATGAAGAGGTCATTGCCCGCTCCCGCACCCAGGTGGGCAATTTGGCCCATGCATTGAAAACACCGCTGGCGGTGTTGATGAATGAGGCGGAACTGCAAAAAGATGTGGGCCTTGCAGGGCTGGTGACGCGTCAGGCGGAACTCATGCGGCGTCAGATTGACCATTATCTCCGACGGGCCCGGGTGGCCGCCAGCATCAAGGTGATTGGCAGCCGCACCGAGGTCGCCCCGGTGGTTCGGGATATCGCCCGGGCCATGTCGATCATCTATAAAAACCGGCGGATTAACGTCACCATTCAGGGAGACGAAAAACGGCTTCTGTTCCGGGGGGAAAAACAGGATCTTGAGGAAATCGTCGGCAATCTTGTGGAAAACGCCGCCAAATGGGCTCAGGAACAGATTGAGGTGACGGTGTGTCGTAAGGGAGACAGGATCTTGCTTCAGGTTGCGGACGATGGACCGGGTATCAGCCGTTCCGAACGCGAGGCGGTGTTTGCCCGCGGGGAAAAATTGGATGAGAACAAGCCTGGAGCCGGGCTTGGCCTCTCGATTGTCCGGGATCTGGTGGATTTGTATGATGGGTCAATTACCCTGGGAGATCACTTTTCCGTGAAGGAAAAGTCCGGAAACCGGGGGCTTCTGGTGAAAATTTCCCTGGCGGCGGCTTTTTCCTGA
- a CDS encoding response regulator transcription factor has product MRILLVEDDRDLARQMKFLLEESGYAVDVSHDGEEGHFLGETESYDAIILDLGLPVMDGLSVLKKWRQAGIAVPVLILTARDEWSDKVSGLDAGADDYVTKPFKMEEVLARVRALIRRSAGQASPEIVCGPVVLNTNSSRVTVEGMPVRLTAQEYKLLAYMMHHPGKVISRTELTEHIYDQDFDRDSNTIEVFVTRVRKKLGVNIIKTIRGMGYQLINPEEESPE; this is encoded by the coding sequence ATGCGTATTCTGCTTGTCGAAGATGACCGGGATCTGGCCCGTCAGATGAAATTTCTGCTGGAAGAAAGCGGCTATGCCGTGGACGTCTCCCATGACGGGGAAGAAGGCCATTTTCTCGGTGAAACCGAAAGTTATGATGCTATTATCCTGGATCTTGGCCTGCCGGTTATGGACGGATTGAGCGTGCTGAAAAAATGGCGTCAGGCGGGGATTGCGGTGCCGGTACTGATCCTCACGGCCCGGGATGAATGGTCCGATAAGGTGTCGGGACTTGATGCCGGGGCGGATGACTATGTGACCAAACCGTTCAAGATGGAAGAGGTGTTGGCGCGGGTGAGGGCGCTGATCCGCCGGTCCGCCGGTCAGGCCTCGCCCGAAATTGTCTGCGGTCCTGTGGTGCTTAATACCAATAGCAGCCGGGTGACGGTGGAAGGCATGCCGGTTCGGCTTACGGCACAGGAATACAAGCTGTTGGCCTATATGATGCATCATCCCGGCAAGGTCATTTCCCGGACCGAACTGACCGAACACATCTATGATCAGGATTTTGACCGGGATTCCAACACCATTGAGGTTTTTGTGACCCGGGTACGTAAAAAACTTGGCGTCAATATCATTAAAACCATACGGGGCATGGGTTATCAGCTGATCAATCCCGAAGAAGAAAGCCCGGAATAG
- a CDS encoding PepSY domain-containing protein, which yields MMGNGRRIIGGVLALLLVMAAGTGEVAAQHRKANPKKPPPVMQQLRPSYKKPMPQFYRHDNVQQALRNGEIVSLRVIRRTVQKSYPGRIVDVQLLESGRRSMPYTYMVKVLTPEGQVLNVTLNAKTARILSVRGPKGRGK from the coding sequence ATGATGGGTAACGGACGGAGGATCATCGGGGGCGTGTTGGCTCTGCTGCTGGTGATGGCGGCGGGGACGGGTGAAGTTGCGGCGCAACATCGCAAAGCTAACCCCAAAAAACCACCACCGGTCATGCAGCAATTAAGGCCCTCATACAAAAAACCCATGCCACAATTTTACCGGCATGACAATGTACAGCAGGCCCTGAGGAACGGGGAAATCGTGTCGCTCAGGGTGATCCGCCGTACGGTGCAGAAGTCCTATCCGGGACGCATTGTTGATGTACAGCTTCTGGAAAGTGGTCGCCGGAGTATGCCTTATACCTATATGGTCAAGGTGCTGACCCCAGAGGGGCAGGTTCTAAATGTGACGTTAAATGCCAAAACCGCCCGGATTCTCAGCGTCCGGGGGCCAAAAGGACGGGGAAAATAA
- a CDS encoding NAD(P)/FAD-dependent oxidoreductase, with amino-acid sequence MGEETYQTDMIIIGAGPVGLFAVFEAGLLGMKCHLIDNLDRPGGQCTELYPEKPIYDIPSRPKVTGQELVDNLIEQCRPFEPRFHLSQQAGALRQLSSGHWRIETTRDVAIEAPVVVVAAGAGSFVPKKPPYPDLELFEEKSVRYAVKNMDNYRDKKLVIVGGGDSALDWVMNLYPLARRITLVHRREAFRGAPDSAARVLRMAEEGKIDHHVGEITGLFGKNGQLEAVHIHKKNGEEVLEECDILMPFLGLKISLGAIAEWGLNLTRNHVDVDPATFATSTPGIYAIGDVCNYPGKLKLILTGFYEAAVMARAAFKYAYPDRKIAGGYTTTSSVLQDRLGVK; translated from the coding sequence ATGGGTGAGGAAACGTACCAGACCGACATGATTATCATCGGTGCCGGTCCTGTGGGGCTGTTTGCTGTTTTTGAAGCAGGACTTTTGGGCATGAAATGCCATCTTATCGACAATCTGGACCGGCCGGGAGGGCAGTGTACTGAACTTTACCCGGAAAAACCCATTTACGACATCCCTTCTCGTCCCAAGGTGACCGGTCAGGAACTGGTGGATAATCTGATTGAACAATGCCGTCCTTTTGAGCCGCGTTTTCACCTCTCGCAGCAGGCCGGCGCCCTGCGGCAACTGTCCAGCGGTCACTGGCGGATCGAGACAACGCGAGACGTGGCGATCGAGGCGCCGGTTGTGGTGGTGGCCGCCGGGGCCGGCAGTTTTGTGCCCAAGAAACCACCCTATCCCGATCTGGAGCTGTTTGAGGAAAAATCCGTCCGCTATGCCGTGAAAAACATGGATAATTACCGGGACAAGAAATTGGTGATTGTCGGCGGCGGAGATTCGGCTTTGGACTGGGTGATGAATCTGTATCCCCTGGCCCGCCGGATTACACTGGTCCATCGCCGTGAGGCTTTCAGAGGCGCACCGGATTCCGCCGCGCGGGTTCTCCGGATGGCGGAAGAAGGAAAAATAGATCACCATGTGGGGGAAATCACCGGGCTTTTTGGCAAGAACGGGCAGCTTGAGGCCGTGCATATTCACAAAAAAAACGGGGAAGAAGTGCTGGAGGAGTGCGACATCCTGATGCCGTTCCTGGGGCTGAAAATCAGCCTGGGCGCCATTGCGGAATGGGGGTTGAACCTGACCCGGAACCATGTGGATGTGGACCCTGCCACCTTTGCCACCTCGACGCCGGGAATCTACGCCATCGGGGATGTCTGTAATTATCCCGGTAAGCTGAAACTTATTTTGACCGGATTTTATGAAGCGGCTGTTATGGCGCGGGCGGCCTTCAAATATGCTTATCCCGACCGCAAGATCGCCGGCGGTTATACCACAACCAGTTCTGTTTTGCAGGACCGGCTGGGGGTAAAATAA
- a CDS encoding right-handed parallel beta-helix repeat-containing protein gives MHRSRQKLPFLAWALLVIFLWPKEQGMAAHLYVGAGHQYQTVRDALNNAQSGDTILIEEGLYEGETAVIQQNDLRIIGLGSGATGRPRLIAPAHIPNGKAIWVIRGDNIILRNLDLSGARVPHLNGAAIRHEGGHLQIENSIIHHNQMGIMTANHAGTSLSIINSTIHSNHLSQAGRRIGHNIYVGQISRFELRGSHVYNAWIGHNVKSRARDTLIRHTTIEDSQKASSYLIDLPNGGRVTIDNCVLKKGVESENNALISFGSEGLPDDLHTLTISNTLAQAEGPGRILLRNHSDIRPEFRNNELVGLKPFAEENSGLGRYFRAFKTMIRDIFK, from the coding sequence ATGCATAGATCCCGCCAAAAGCTCCCCTTCCTCGCATGGGCCCTGCTGGTTATTTTCCTGTGGCCCAAAGAACAGGGTATGGCCGCTCACCTCTATGTTGGGGCGGGGCATCAATATCAGACGGTTCGGGATGCCCTCAATAACGCCCAAAGTGGCGATACCATTCTCATTGAAGAAGGCCTTTATGAAGGAGAAACCGCGGTTATCCAGCAAAATGACCTGCGGATCATCGGCCTTGGCAGCGGGGCCACAGGCCGGCCGCGTCTCATTGCGCCGGCTCATATTCCCAACGGCAAGGCAATCTGGGTAATCCGGGGCGACAATATCATTCTGCGCAACCTTGATCTGTCCGGTGCCCGGGTCCCCCACCTGAACGGCGCCGCCATTCGTCATGAGGGCGGGCATTTGCAAATCGAGAACAGCATCATCCATCACAACCAGATGGGCATCATGACCGCCAATCATGCCGGGACAAGCCTGTCGATTATCAACAGCACGATCCATTCCAATCATCTGAGCCAGGCAGGGCGGCGGATCGGTCACAATATCTATGTCGGCCAGATTTCCCGATTTGAGCTTCGCGGCAGCCATGTTTATAACGCCTGGATCGGCCATAACGTCAAAAGCCGCGCCCGGGACACCCTGATCCGACATACCACCATTGAGGATAGCCAGAAAGCATCAAGCTACCTCATCGACTTGCCCAATGGCGGCCGGGTCACCATTGACAATTGTGTTTTGAAAAAGGGTGTTGAAAGTGAAAACAACGCGCTGATCAGTTTTGGGTCCGAAGGTCTGCCGGACGATCTGCACACCCTTACCATCAGCAACACCCTGGCGCAGGCGGAAGGCCCCGGCAGAATTTTATTGCGCAATCACAGCGACATCCGCCCGGAATTCAGAAACAACGAACTGGTGGGCCTGAAGCCGTTCGCTGAGGAAAACAGTGGTCTGGGGCGATATTTCCGAGCATTCAAGACCATGATCAGGGATATTTTTAAATGA